A single region of the Pseudomonas marginalis genome encodes:
- a CDS encoding electron transfer flavoprotein subunit alpha/FixB family protein, translated as MTILVIAEHDNKVLALATLNTVAAAAQIGGDIHVLVAGQGVGAVAEAAAKIAGVAKVLVADNVAYGHQLPENIAPLVVCLVIEQHSIYNHVLASATSNGKNILPRVAAVLDVDQISEIISVENADTFRRPIYAGNAIATVQSNASVKVITVRATGFDPVASEGGSAIIEAVTTVYDSERSSFSDEKLAKSDRPELTAAKIIVSGGRGMQNGDNFKHLYALADQLGAGVGASRAAVDAGFVPNDMQVGQTGKIVAPQLYIAVGISGAIQHLAGMKDSKVIVAINKDEEAPIFQVADYGLVADLFEAVPEMTTALV; from the coding sequence ATGACGATCTTGGTTATTGCTGAACACGACAACAAAGTGCTGGCCCTGGCCACGCTGAATACCGTTGCTGCCGCTGCCCAAATCGGTGGCGACATCCACGTGCTGGTTGCAGGTCAGGGCGTTGGTGCCGTTGCCGAAGCCGCCGCGAAAATCGCTGGCGTGGCTAAAGTGCTAGTGGCCGACAACGTCGCCTACGGGCATCAACTTCCAGAGAATATTGCCCCGTTAGTGGTCTGCTTGGTGATTGAACAACACTCGATTTACAACCATGTCCTGGCTTCGGCCACTTCCAACGGCAAAAACATCCTGCCGCGCGTTGCCGCTGTCCTGGACGTTGACCAGATCTCCGAGATCATCTCAGTAGAAAACGCCGATACCTTCAGGCGTCCGATCTATGCCGGTAACGCCATCGCTACCGTTCAATCGAACGCTTCGGTCAAAGTGATTACCGTGCGTGCCACCGGTTTCGACCCGGTGGCATCAGAAGGTGGCTCGGCAATCATAGAGGCGGTCACCACCGTATATGATTCTGAAAGATCCTCCTTCTCTGATGAAAAACTGGCCAAATCCGATCGCCCGGAACTGACCGCCGCCAAGATCATCGTTTCCGGCGGGCGCGGTATGCAGAACGGCGACAACTTCAAACACCTGTATGCATTGGCCGACCAGCTGGGTGCGGGTGTCGGTGCGTCCCGCGCTGCGGTCGACGCAGGGTTCGTTCCTAACGACATGCAGGTCGGTCAGACCGGCAAGATCGTTGCGCCTCAGCTGTACATCGCCGTCGGTATCTCCGGCGCGATTCAGCACCTGGCCGGCATGAAAGATTCCAAGGTGATCGTTGCGATCAACAAGGATGAAGAAGCGCCGATTTTCCAGGTTGCCGATTACGGGCTGGTAGCGGATCTGTTCGAAGCCGTTCCTGAAATGACCACCGCGTTGGTCTAG
- a CDS encoding SDR family NAD(P)-dependent oxidoreductase encodes MNNEVNMPVDPFFAEGVAIVAGGSGGIGAHICLALARAGSNVLVTYRSNADEAQRVMKGVRELGREAEIVQLDLCDCQAVAAMATRAHERFGRVHSVVYAAGPGLHMQFISQLDPAEWASVIATDVGGSFNLVHATLPVMKKAGGGAYVAVITAAVERVPIRDICSAAPKAAIEMLMRGVAKEEGRFGVRANCVGPGWIDAGLGREVMRTELTEEHIEQIRRSIPLRRIGQPEDIAEAVVFLLSSKASFISGQSLAVDGGMQL; translated from the coding sequence ATGAACAATGAAGTGAATATGCCAGTGGACCCTTTTTTTGCCGAAGGGGTTGCCATCGTGGCTGGCGGGAGCGGGGGCATAGGAGCGCACATTTGCCTGGCGCTGGCGCGCGCCGGCAGCAATGTATTGGTGACCTATCGTTCCAATGCGGATGAGGCGCAGAGAGTTATGAAAGGGGTTCGTGAGTTGGGCCGCGAGGCTGAGATCGTCCAGCTTGACTTGTGCGACTGTCAGGCGGTGGCCGCAATGGCGACTAGGGCGCACGAACGTTTCGGGCGCGTTCACTCAGTGGTGTATGCCGCAGGGCCTGGTTTACATATGCAATTCATTAGCCAATTGGATCCTGCTGAATGGGCTTCGGTAATCGCTACTGATGTGGGTGGCAGCTTCAACCTTGTGCACGCAACCCTGCCGGTAATGAAGAAGGCGGGGGGCGGCGCGTATGTCGCAGTGATCACGGCAGCGGTCGAGAGAGTACCGATTCGCGATATTTGCTCGGCGGCACCGAAGGCTGCCATCGAGATGTTGATGCGCGGCGTGGCAAAGGAAGAAGGGCGGTTCGGCGTTAGAGCCAACTGCGTAGGCCCGGGCTGGATCGATGCAGGGCTCGGTCGAGAAGTAATGCGCACGGAATTGACAGAAGAGCATATCGAGCAGATCCGCCGTTCGATTCCATTGCGGCGCATTGGCCAGCCAGAAGATATCGCTGAGGCCGTTGTTTTTCTGTTGTCCTCCAAGGCTTCGTTCATCTCGGGTCAGTCCTTGGCCGTTGACGGAGGAATGCAGCTATAG
- a CDS encoding MarR family winged helix-turn-helix transcriptional regulator, which translates to MSDNESSKGHVDEVEHVPETGHRSKMTEDNNWDQRVGFLMHDVSRLRRMVFDSFVKPLGVTRSRWWVLACLSRQDGMNQSDLASVLELGKAALGGLLDRLESSGLIERRADGNDRRAKRIYLTHRGHQTVKEMHHLSHQMSERVLEGLSHDQRLLLARMFALLKSNLLSIKQERGMDSI; encoded by the coding sequence ATGAGTGACAATGAGTCGTCGAAAGGCCATGTCGATGAAGTAGAACATGTGCCTGAGACCGGCCACAGATCGAAAATGACGGAAGACAACAACTGGGATCAACGCGTTGGTTTCCTGATGCATGACGTTTCCCGATTGCGTAGGATGGTATTCGATAGTTTCGTGAAGCCGTTGGGCGTCACCCGGTCTCGTTGGTGGGTGCTGGCCTGTTTATCGCGTCAAGATGGGATGAATCAGAGTGACTTAGCCAGCGTACTTGAACTGGGAAAGGCCGCCCTCGGGGGACTGCTTGATCGGCTTGAGTCATCGGGTTTGATTGAGCGGCGAGCCGATGGCAATGATCGTCGAGCCAAGCGAATTTATCTCACCCATCGAGGGCATCAGACGGTCAAGGAAATGCATCATCTCAGTCACCAAATGAGTGAACGGGTCCTCGAGGGGTTGAGTCACGATCAACGGCTGCTGTTGGCGAGGATGTTCGCGTTGCTCAAGAGCAATTTGCTGAGCATCAAACAAGAGCGTGGGATGGACAGCATCTGA
- a CDS encoding enoyl-CoA hydratase/isomerase family protein, with amino-acid sequence MEELVQEHEREGILELVLNRPTKYNALTDEMIVKLGEAIDRFASEQTLRVMLIRANGKYFSAGVDISPEITPETGSSTLDGRLWYRNKFHRMFDELEAIEKPIVVAHQGPCLGGGLEMSLSCDFRLAAQSASYALPEINIGALPGSGGISRLTRIAGPHWARWLVMAGEQIDAQQALNIGIVHTVYPDDEFQARTWAFCQKLAKQPYELMGLAKLSIELTADLGRAQGRNVERISNSILFTGAEHKALVHTFLDQQAQKRRNKTEKAE; translated from the coding sequence GTGGAAGAGCTTGTTCAAGAGCACGAACGTGAGGGAATTCTGGAGCTGGTACTCAATCGGCCCACCAAATATAACGCATTGACCGACGAAATGATTGTCAAGCTCGGCGAAGCCATTGACCGTTTCGCCAGTGAGCAGACACTGCGTGTGATGCTGATTCGTGCCAACGGTAAATACTTCAGCGCCGGGGTCGATATCTCTCCTGAGATCACACCTGAAACGGGCAGCAGCACCTTGGACGGAAGACTGTGGTACAGAAACAAATTCCATCGCATGTTTGACGAACTCGAGGCCATCGAAAAGCCGATAGTGGTCGCTCACCAAGGCCCTTGCCTGGGTGGAGGCCTGGAGATGTCGCTCTCCTGCGATTTTCGACTTGCCGCACAAAGTGCGAGTTATGCACTTCCCGAGATCAATATCGGGGCGCTTCCAGGCTCAGGGGGAATCAGCCGACTGACTCGTATTGCCGGCCCCCACTGGGCGCGTTGGCTGGTGATGGCCGGCGAACAGATCGATGCCCAGCAGGCACTGAACATCGGCATCGTGCATACAGTATACCCGGATGATGAATTTCAGGCGCGTACTTGGGCTTTCTGCCAGAAGCTGGCGAAGCAGCCATACGAACTCATGGGGCTCGCCAAACTGTCCATCGAGTTGACTGCGGACCTGGGGCGTGCGCAGGGGCGCAATGTGGAAAGAATCAGCAATAGCATCCTGTTCACAGGAGCAGAACACAAAGCTCTAGTTCATACCTTTCTGGATCAACAAGCCCAGAAGCGCCGGAACAAAACAGAGAAAGCCGAGTAA
- a CDS encoding enoyl-CoA hydratase-related protein, with product MKSGYVSLSVEGAIATVTLNRPEKMNALPPKAHYELSELFDRLCDQTDVRVVIVKGNGRAFCAGQDLKDNLTDNVLDLPSTGFAGLTWRDDYPLPLIAAVNGAAMGGGFELALACDLIIASEAAYFALPEPKVGWAALGGGVQRLPRTIGIKRAMGIILTGRLVSAQEGLELGFVNQVVPAEQLSEASLNWARQIAECAPLAIRCSKQVAYASQDQPDFTTAINPDSYSSSRAMLDSEDAIEGRRAFSEKRPPVWRSGRSTSS from the coding sequence ATGAAAAGTGGGTATGTCTCGCTTTCGGTAGAAGGCGCAATCGCGACGGTGACGCTCAATCGACCAGAAAAAATGAACGCCCTACCACCGAAAGCGCATTACGAGCTATCGGAGCTGTTCGACCGGCTTTGCGACCAGACAGATGTCCGCGTCGTCATTGTCAAAGGCAACGGCCGGGCTTTTTGTGCCGGCCAAGACCTCAAAGACAACCTGACCGACAATGTGCTCGATCTGCCGTCTACCGGTTTTGCAGGGCTGACCTGGCGCGACGACTACCCTTTGCCATTGATCGCCGCCGTCAACGGTGCAGCCATGGGTGGTGGATTCGAACTGGCGTTGGCCTGTGACCTGATAATTGCCAGTGAAGCCGCCTATTTTGCATTGCCCGAACCCAAGGTGGGTTGGGCGGCGCTGGGCGGCGGCGTACAGCGACTACCCAGGACCATCGGGATAAAGCGAGCCATGGGGATCATCCTGACAGGTCGCCTAGTCTCAGCCCAGGAAGGACTGGAGCTTGGCTTCGTCAACCAGGTAGTTCCAGCCGAGCAGTTGAGCGAAGCGTCGTTGAACTGGGCCCGACAGATTGCTGAGTGCGCGCCCCTGGCGATCCGTTGTAGCAAGCAAGTTGCTTACGCCAGTCAGGATCAACCCGATTTTACTACGGCGATCAACCCCGATAGCTACTCCAGTTCACGCGCCATGCTCGATAGCGAGGACGCCATCGAAGGGCGGCGTGCGTTCAGCGAAAAGCGTCCACCGGTTTGGAGAAGCGGTAGATCGACCTCCTCCTAA
- a CDS encoding aromatic ring-hydroxylating oxygenase subunit alpha has translation MKSRDANTPYDPMTWEVWNGAGPGSSDEKYPHPHGLYPELAEYRRLDTQGYTDPKVVDQEWQRLWTQTWTCAGRVSDLPKLGSWFRYDLGKESFIITRGHDDQIRALYNVCQHRGRRLVDADRGQGLKFVCPFHSWAYDSTGKNVRVTDRQMFDEQTLCGEVNLSSVRCETWAGFVFISMNPQAPTLLDFLGDVTRLMEPYQMEDMHVVRDVVLSMNCNWKIGLEAFLESYHLHATHPQAMPVTEDYLGQFDVFENGHARHATALAIPSVRLKDQTTVNPLLQFLLKDSGIDPTSYSGTAADVRNAICDAKRNPDNHFGLNYSRFTDSQITDDWNYFVFPNMTFNSHPEGILIMRFLPHPTDPGQFQYHVLVIMPKLKEGAAAPFYMGVEEGDDITGATRPERIHSSTEVPRLGEILEQDISNIQAVQQGLQSKGFAEGMRLGEQELRIQVFHAELDRYLKGGKFQAAGTPP, from the coding sequence ATGAAAAGCAGAGACGCAAATACCCCCTATGATCCCATGACCTGGGAAGTATGGAACGGCGCAGGTCCTGGCAGTTCCGATGAAAAGTACCCCCACCCGCATGGCCTTTATCCGGAACTGGCCGAGTATCGTCGTCTCGATACGCAAGGCTACACCGACCCGAAGGTCGTGGATCAGGAGTGGCAACGGCTATGGACCCAAACCTGGACCTGCGCTGGCAGAGTTTCTGACCTTCCCAAGCTGGGAAGCTGGTTCCGCTATGACCTGGGGAAAGAGTCTTTCATTATCACGCGGGGTCATGACGACCAGATTCGTGCGCTTTACAACGTCTGCCAACACCGCGGCCGTCGGCTCGTGGATGCCGATCGCGGGCAGGGACTGAAGTTCGTCTGCCCGTTCCACAGTTGGGCCTATGATTCGACCGGCAAAAATGTGCGGGTCACTGATCGGCAGATGTTCGACGAACAGACGTTATGCGGAGAGGTGAACCTCAGCAGCGTGCGCTGTGAAACCTGGGCGGGTTTCGTTTTTATCAGCATGAATCCGCAAGCCCCTACCCTGCTTGACTTTCTTGGCGATGTCACACGGCTCATGGAACCATACCAGATGGAGGACATGCACGTCGTACGTGACGTGGTCTTGAGCATGAACTGCAATTGGAAGATCGGACTCGAAGCCTTTCTAGAGTCTTACCACTTGCACGCAACACACCCACAGGCAATGCCGGTGACCGAGGACTACCTGGGTCAATTCGACGTTTTCGAAAACGGTCATGCCCGGCATGCCACCGCCCTAGCTATTCCGAGCGTACGCCTGAAAGACCAGACAACCGTTAATCCGCTGTTGCAGTTTCTGCTGAAGGATTCAGGAATTGATCCGACCAGCTACAGCGGAACAGCTGCCGATGTACGGAACGCCATCTGCGATGCCAAACGTAATCCAGACAACCACTTCGGCCTGAATTACTCGCGCTTTACTGACTCGCAAATCACCGATGACTGGAATTACTTCGTGTTCCCGAACATGACGTTCAACAGCCACCCGGAAGGAATCCTGATCATGCGTTTCCTTCCGCATCCAACAGACCCGGGACAATTCCAATACCACGTACTGGTCATCATGCCCAAGCTCAAGGAAGGGGCTGCGGCCCCCTTTTATATGGGCGTCGAAGAAGGCGATGACATCACGGGGGCAACGCGTCCCGAGCGTATTCACTCTTCGACGGAGGTCCCGCGACTGGGCGAAATACTTGAACAGGACATCAGCAATATTCAGGCTGTCCAGCAAGGTCTGCAATCCAAAGGTTTTGCCGAGGGTATGCGCCTCGGGGAGCAAGAACTGAGGATTCAGGTGTTTCACGCAGAACTGGACCGTTACCTCAAAGGCGGAAAGTTTCAGGCAGCAGGAACGCCTCCATGA
- a CDS encoding SDR family NAD(P)-dependent oxidoreductase → MSYFTGKTVVVLGASAEGGTGWAVAEAFAQEGANVVVGARSFDALERLADKIKGTAVACDAGNEDQVRNLAETALRTYGRLDIAVNAAGLPVRGMIADSTDSALQSALQVNYLGNVYFIKHMAKAMGTDGAITVISSMSTTHPLAPHFAYACAKSASDCLVRYAALEYGPQNIRVNSILPGAIVSDLSRELFASEDVRKAFEKEIPLGRLGYPADFANSVLWLSGPAYVTGLNLQVNGGNHLTRFPYVTELPSAVQTHEGAGKPLFDR, encoded by the coding sequence ATGAGCTATTTCACCGGAAAAACGGTTGTCGTCCTTGGCGCCTCTGCAGAAGGCGGCACTGGCTGGGCAGTCGCCGAAGCCTTTGCCCAAGAGGGCGCGAACGTGGTCGTGGGCGCTCGCAGTTTCGATGCCTTGGAACGTCTGGCCGACAAGATAAAGGGCACTGCAGTCGCCTGCGATGCCGGCAATGAAGACCAGGTACGCAATCTCGCAGAAACGGCCCTGCGCACCTATGGACGGCTGGACATCGCCGTCAATGCGGCAGGCCTGCCCGTCAGGGGCATGATCGCCGATAGCACCGATAGCGCACTGCAATCCGCCTTACAGGTCAATTACCTGGGCAATGTGTACTTCATCAAACACATGGCCAAAGCGATGGGCACCGACGGGGCGATCACGGTGATTTCATCCATGAGCACAACTCATCCTTTGGCGCCTCATTTCGCCTATGCCTGCGCCAAATCGGCCAGCGACTGCCTAGTGCGCTACGCCGCGCTGGAATATGGCCCACAAAATATCCGGGTAAATTCTATTTTGCCTGGCGCGATAGTTTCCGACCTGTCTCGAGAATTGTTTGCCAGTGAAGACGTGCGCAAAGCGTTCGAGAAAGAGATCCCGCTCGGCCGTCTGGGCTATCCTGCGGATTTCGCCAATTCGGTGCTCTGGCTGTCCGGTCCGGCCTATGTCACCGGGCTCAACCTGCAGGTCAACGGCGGCAACCATCTCACACGGTTCCCTTATGTAACTGAATTGCCGTCTGCCGTCCAAACCCACGAAGGAGCCGGTAAGCCGCTCTTTGATCGATGA
- a CDS encoding 2Fe-2S iron-sulfur cluster-binding protein: MPSVIFIEVGGTHHTLEVAVGQSLMQAALDNSIPGIFGDCGGSCTCATCHAYLDPAWARHLPAITENEQGLLEVVMNPNENSRLTCQVIMTPELEGLIVRLPNSQG, translated from the coding sequence ATGCCTAGCGTAATTTTCATAGAGGTCGGCGGCACCCATCACACTTTGGAGGTAGCCGTTGGGCAGTCGCTGATGCAAGCCGCTCTCGACAATTCGATTCCCGGCATTTTTGGAGATTGCGGCGGCAGCTGCACCTGCGCTACCTGCCACGCCTATCTTGATCCGGCATGGGCTCGGCATTTGCCTGCTATCACCGAGAACGAGCAAGGACTGCTCGAAGTCGTGATGAATCCAAACGAAAACAGCCGATTGACCTGTCAAGTCATCATGACGCCGGAACTTGAAGGACTGATTGTACGTTTGCCGAACTCACAAGGCTGA
- a CDS encoding NAD(P)/FAD-dependent oxidoreductase — MTDVPSEHLLLRVVIVGAGQAGSEAAAALRQAGHEGPITLLGNESHPPYRRPPLSKDYLAGKSRHEDLYVKPVEAYAKLRIDFHPGRQVVELDRKFKRVRLDDGESVSYDKLILATGGRPRRLELAGSDWLNVHYIRTIDDIDGLRAAFLPGARIVIIGAGYIGLETAAAAIQHGLNVTVLEAAERVLARVTAVELSRFYENTHTARGVKLHTSTTVLGLEGDHRVRQVLTNKGPIAADVLVVGIGLIPNTELAVAAGLDIDGAITTDELTRTSDPDILAIGDCTSHPNVFYGKRLRLESVQNALEQARTAAATIVGQVKPYNPVPWFWSDQYELKLQMVGLSEGHDRTVIRGSLADKSFAVFYLHGPHVIAVDAVNRPQDFLLAKRLVAARIKAEPGQLADVAFPLKSLFESIVSQTQE, encoded by the coding sequence ATGACGGATGTCCCCTCTGAACACCTCCTGCTGCGCGTGGTCATCGTCGGCGCTGGTCAGGCCGGCAGCGAAGCCGCGGCTGCATTGCGCCAAGCCGGTCATGAAGGCCCGATAACACTGCTTGGCAATGAATCTCACCCACCCTACAGACGCCCACCGTTGTCCAAGGACTATCTGGCGGGCAAAAGCCGTCATGAAGACCTGTACGTCAAGCCGGTAGAGGCTTACGCGAAACTGCGCATAGATTTCCATCCCGGTCGGCAGGTTGTCGAACTCGATCGCAAATTCAAACGGGTCCGCTTGGACGACGGTGAATCAGTCAGTTACGACAAATTGATTCTAGCGACCGGAGGCAGGCCGCGCCGATTGGAATTGGCTGGTAGCGACTGGCTGAATGTGCACTACATACGCACCATCGACGATATCGATGGCTTGCGTGCGGCGTTTCTGCCTGGCGCGAGGATAGTCATCATTGGAGCCGGCTATATCGGCCTGGAAACGGCCGCCGCTGCCATTCAACACGGGTTGAATGTGACGGTACTGGAAGCCGCCGAGCGAGTGCTGGCAAGGGTCACCGCCGTCGAGCTATCGAGATTTTATGAAAATACCCACACCGCCAGGGGCGTCAAACTGCATACCAGCACTACGGTGCTTGGGCTTGAGGGCGACCATCGGGTGCGTCAGGTACTGACAAACAAGGGGCCGATTGCGGCCGATGTGTTGGTGGTCGGTATTGGACTGATTCCCAATACGGAATTAGCGGTCGCTGCCGGCCTGGATATCGATGGTGCAATCACCACCGACGAACTCACCCGCACTTCAGATCCTGACATCCTAGCGATCGGCGACTGCACCAGCCATCCCAATGTCTTCTATGGCAAACGACTACGCCTGGAATCAGTACAAAACGCCTTGGAACAGGCACGTACCGCCGCAGCAACCATTGTTGGTCAAGTCAAACCGTACAATCCTGTTCCCTGGTTCTGGTCGGATCAATATGAGCTGAAACTGCAAATGGTCGGCCTTTCTGAAGGCCACGACCGAACCGTTATCCGCGGCTCTTTGGCTGATAAGAGTTTTGCGGTGTTCTATCTGCACGGCCCCCACGTAATTGCCGTGGATGCGGTCAATCGTCCACAGGACTTCCTCCTAGCCAAGCGCTTGGTTGCCGCACGAATCAAGGCCGAACCCGGACAACTGGCGGATGTGGCATTTCCTCTCAAATCCTTATTTGAATCTATTGTCAGTCAAACTCAGGAGTAG
- a CDS encoding acyl-CoA dehydrogenase family protein yields MNFTPAPLNQANDVYGRRICAEFSDDHWAECEESARFAEEFYAAMDAAGWLGITMLEELGGAGLGVIEVAIMIHATFSGGGYSAASALHVKLFDFRSVGSAGSRSSIKYNEWIGERVGRDDVWLTPMPGGTDLAGPFILDSSVEDFEYLGNPSYMPPSVALKPDIELDLALRERINARIRSPLTTRHVPTDIFAVEAVPRTLTGKKLALLINKLLLGHALAAVVNPDSMAQPESLGWYETFAQQRAPALSSQL; encoded by the coding sequence ATGAACTTCACTCCTGCCCCCCTAAATCAAGCGAACGACGTCTACGGGCGCCGGATCTGTGCTGAATTTAGCGATGACCACTGGGCTGAATGCGAGGAAAGCGCTCGCTTCGCGGAGGAGTTTTATGCAGCAATGGACGCGGCGGGGTGGCTCGGTATTACCATGCTTGAGGAGTTGGGCGGGGCCGGACTGGGAGTCATAGAAGTTGCGATCATGATTCATGCGACGTTCAGTGGTGGTGGCTATTCGGCAGCCTCGGCCTTGCACGTCAAGCTGTTCGACTTTCGGTCTGTCGGCTCCGCAGGTTCGCGGTCGTCCATAAAATACAATGAATGGATCGGAGAGCGGGTAGGGCGGGACGACGTCTGGTTGACCCCTATGCCAGGCGGCACAGACCTGGCCGGGCCGTTCATACTTGATTCTTCGGTTGAGGATTTCGAGTACTTGGGTAACCCGTCTTACATGCCGCCGTCTGTCGCGCTCAAGCCAGATATCGAACTTGATCTGGCGCTGAGAGAGCGAATCAACGCGCGGATTCGCAGCCCGCTCACCACTCGCCATGTTCCAACCGACATCTTTGCGGTAGAGGCGGTTCCACGCACTTTAACCGGCAAGAAGCTGGCATTGCTCATCAACAAGCTTTTGCTCGGTCATGCGCTGGCAGCCGTTGTTAATCCCGACTCAATGGCCCAACCCGAGAGTCTGGGGTGGTACGAGACTTTTGCGCAGCAGCGGGCGCCAGCGCTCAGCAGTCAACTTTAA
- a CDS encoding acetyl-CoA C-acyltransferase family protein: MSREVVVLSAVRTAIGTFGGSLRDVSLRTLATTVVREALLRSEVNPELIGHVVMGNVIPTGPEDAYLSRIAGVDADIPFHVPAFNVNRLCGSGLQAIVSAAQSILLGDTDFAIAGGAESMSQGPYIQASARWGARLGNVQSIDYTQGILHDPWKHNHMGMTAENVAQRFGITREMQDSLALESQRRAARAIAEGRFDGQIVPVEIKTRKGMSSFCVDEHVRADVTMEQLARMKPAFKPEGVVTAGNSSGINDGASALVLAEANSAKALGLKPLARLIGYAHAGVDPDYMGIGPLAATRLLLQRTRLKISDLDVIEANEAFAAQAYAVIQELGLDPQKVNPNGSGISLGHPVGATGALISTKAIHELQRTGGRYALVTLCIGGGQGIAAIFERL; encoded by the coding sequence ATGAGTCGTGAAGTGGTGGTATTAAGTGCGGTGCGCACGGCAATAGGTACCTTTGGCGGAAGCCTGAGAGACGTTTCCTTGAGGACTTTGGCGACGACCGTTGTGCGTGAAGCGCTGCTGCGCTCTGAGGTCAATCCAGAGTTAATAGGTCATGTGGTCATGGGTAACGTCATACCCACAGGACCTGAAGATGCGTACTTGAGTCGGATTGCCGGCGTCGACGCCGATATTCCATTCCATGTGCCAGCGTTCAACGTCAATCGCCTCTGTGGATCGGGCTTGCAGGCCATTGTGTCTGCAGCACAATCAATTCTATTGGGCGATACCGATTTCGCTATCGCCGGTGGTGCCGAATCTATGAGCCAGGGGCCTTATATCCAGGCTTCAGCGCGTTGGGGCGCGCGGTTGGGGAATGTGCAGTCAATCGATTATACGCAGGGCATTTTGCATGACCCGTGGAAGCATAATCACATGGGCATGACGGCTGAAAATGTTGCGCAGCGCTTCGGGATTACTCGTGAAATGCAGGACTCTCTGGCCTTGGAAAGCCAACGTCGAGCTGCTCGTGCGATTGCTGAGGGTCGTTTCGATGGACAGATTGTGCCGGTCGAGATCAAGACGCGAAAAGGCATGTCGAGCTTCTGTGTAGACGAACACGTGCGCGCTGACGTGACGATGGAGCAACTGGCGCGTATGAAGCCAGCCTTTAAGCCCGAAGGGGTGGTCACTGCAGGCAATTCGTCCGGAATCAATGACGGCGCCTCAGCTCTGGTACTGGCGGAAGCTAATAGTGCCAAAGCTCTGGGCTTGAAACCGCTGGCGAGGTTGATAGGTTACGCCCATGCGGGGGTCGACCCGGACTATATGGGCATAGGCCCATTGGCCGCGACGCGGCTGTTGCTTCAACGAACACGTCTGAAAATCAGCGATCTGGATGTGATCGAGGCGAATGAAGCCTTTGCCGCGCAAGCATATGCGGTTATTCAGGAGTTGGGACTGGACCCGCAAAAGGTCAACCCCAACGGTTCCGGCATATCCCTGGGGCACCCGGTTGGCGCTACTGGCGCGCTCATTTCCACCAAAGCTATCCATGAGTTGCAGCGAACTGGTGGTCGTTACGCGCTGGTGACCCTGTGCATAGGTGGTGGGCAAGGAATTGCAGCTATTTTTGAGCGTCTTTAA